GATAATCATATTCACCAGAAATATGATGACACTCCAGTACTTCATGGGATTGGATGATGCCCTCACGGAAGCCTTGAGTTTCCACCGAGCTGCTGAGCTGCAGAAAAATGTAGACTACACAGTTCTTGCCCATAGCCTTACGGTCCAGCTTGACGGTGAACTGCGTTATGACCCCGTTTCGTTCCAGCTTCCGGATTCGCTCCGCAATGGATGGAACCGACAGATGAATCATTTTCGAGATATCGGAGCTGGTCATCCGGCTATTCCTCTTCAGCAGCTCCAGGATTTGCAGGTCAATATCATCCATGTGCTCCCCCTCCTTTTTAAAGTGAATTATACAATATGTATAAAATAAGAAAATACTTGCTGGTAAATTCGTAATTTTTTTAAGCTAATTTGATCTCGTATTAAAAAGTTTAATCATTACCAGATTTCAACGCGGGCAAACTTAAATAGTTAAAGTCTCCCATTACAGAACAAATCATCCTATAGGAAGAATAAGATTATCTTCGCGCGAACACAATGTATGCTGTTTTCCACATACATCGGGCCATGCGCCTGTTTTCGAGCACATTATATGCTGTTTTCCACATACATTCGGGCCGTGTGCCTACTTGCGAGCACAATATATGCTGATTTTTACATACATTCGGGCCGTGGCCTGCGTGCAACACATTGCTGTTTTTCACATACATTTGGTCCATATGCCGCTGTACCAGCCAATTGTATACGGTTTTAAGCAATTTACACTCACCTTTTCCACAGCAGCAGGATACTATAGTTTCCTATACAATAAAAAACTGTGCCATCCTGTTGAAGGAAAGCACAGCTTATCTGCATTCTCCGGTCTTTGCGAACCAGGATGCCGTTATTTGCTCTGAAGTGCCTCTTTTGTCAGTCTAAGCGGACTCAAAAGACGCTAATGAGGCTGTCAGGCCTAATTACAGGTTCCGAAGCCTGTATTAACGGCTCCTGAGTCCACAAACGGTCCGCAAAACGCCGATTTCAGCCAAATAAGGTCCTCTGAGTCCGTAACTCCCGCTACTCCCCGCTACTCCCCGCTACCCGCCGCCTCGCGCGGCTGGCGCATCGTCAGGCTGACGCGGCCCTTCTTCACGTCCACGCCGAGTACCCATAGGGTGACATTGTCGCCGACGGAGACCACATCCATCGGGTGTTTCACATAGCTGCCGCTAAGCTGGGAGATATGGACCAGCCCGTCGTTCTTGATCCCGATATCGACAAAGGCGCCGAAGTCGATTACGTTGCGCACCGTGCCCTGCATCTCCATGCCGGGCAGCAGGTCTTCCATCTTCAGCACATCCTTGCGGAAAATAGGCAGCGGCAGCTCCTCGCGCGGGTCGCGGCCTGGGCGCTGAAGGCTCTCCAGGATGTCGCGCAGCGTAGGCACGCCCACCGCAAGCTTCACCGCAAGCTCCTCCGCATCCTGAGCGCTTAGCTGCTCTGCAACCTCCTTGCTGCCGAGCTGCTTCACATCCAGCCCCAGCTCGCGGAACAACTTGTCGACCACCGCGTAGGATTCCGGGTGGATCGGCGTGCGGTCCAGCGTATTGTCCCCTCCGGGGATACGCAGGAAGCCGATGCACTGCTCGTAGGATTTCGCGCCCAGGCGCGGCACCTTCTGCAGTGCCTTGCGCGTCACGAACTTGCCGTTCTCCTCGCGGAACTTCACAATATTCTTGGCAATCGTCGTATTCACTCCTGCCACATAGGAGAGCAGCGAGGCCGAAGCGGTATTCACGTCGACGCCGACATGGTTAACCGCCGACTCTACGACGCCCTTAAGGCTCTCTTCCAGATGCTTCTGCGACACATCGTGCTGGTACTG
The sequence above is a segment of the Paenibacillus sp. FSL R7-0204 genome. Coding sequences within it:
- a CDS encoding Lrp/AsnC family transcriptional regulator, which codes for MDDIDLQILELLKRNSRMTSSDISKMIHLSVPSIAERIRKLERNGVITQFTVKLDRKAMGKNCVVYIFLQLSSSVETQGFREGIIQSHEVLECHHISGEYDYLLKVALADLSGVETFITHTLKARYSIVRSNTIFSLSALKEE